In Malania oleifera isolate guangnan ecotype guangnan chromosome 8, ASM2987363v1, whole genome shotgun sequence, a single window of DNA contains:
- the LOC131161387 gene encoding uncharacterized protein LOC131161387 — translation MAKKKELLSSAPWRGEGNQQSEKFQDAKLKATNQPGTTPTMYVPRKKSVSKSSSKPLTDDDSPSEIDPELRYSFQRNFQFLQRVFSIDTVVKPLPPALAYNVSRNLSFFTRIFTQFFDPEGIANAQKSLGLGQEEKVRRVR, via the exons ATGGCGAAGAAGAAGGAGCTGTTGTCGTCTGCACCATGGAGAGGGGAAGGAAACCAGCAGTCGGAGAAATTCCAAGACGCGAAGCTCAAGGCCACTAACCAACCAGGGACCACCCCCACCATGTACGTTCCCCGCAAGAAGTCTGTCTCTAAATCCTCTTCAAAACCCCTCACCGATGATGATTCCCCTTCCGAGATCGACCCCGAACTCCGTTACAGCTTCCAGCGTAACTtccag TTTCTTCAACGTGTTTTTAGCATTGACACAGTTGTGAAACCTCTTCCTCCTGCCTTGGCATACAATGTTTCTCGCAACTTGAGCTTCTTCACGCGTATTTTCACCCAGTTCTTTG ATCCTGAAGGTATTGCAAATGCACAGAAATCGCTTGGGTTAGGACAGGAAGAGAAAGTTCGACGTGTCCGCTGA